From the genome of Nicotiana sylvestris chromosome 2, ASM39365v2, whole genome shotgun sequence, one region includes:
- the LOC104238005 gene encoding uncharacterized protein — MVNDPCTSTMAASPTLSCGEKKHWWISNKKIVEKYIKDAKILIATQETNEIASALGLLEAALVLSPRLEIALELKARCLLYLRCFKDVAYMLQDYIPSLRIPSDDTSSTSSSGSFDNSKEQIRLISSGNEPNFKCFSVSDLKKKVMASLYKNCNKEGQWRYLVLGQACCHLGLMEDAMVLLQTGKRLATDAFRRESICWSDDSFSFAKFPLSGKHWTTLPIAESETISQLLSHIKLLLRRKTAAIAALDAGLYSEAIRHFSKIVDGRRGAPQGFMAECYMHRASAYRSSGRTAEAIADCNRTLALDPSCIAALRTRAALFETIRCLPDSLHDLEHLKLLYNSILRDRKLSGPIWKRQNVEYREIPGMLCSLATKIQELKKRVANGETGNVDYYALIGLKWGCSRSELERAHLLLTLRHKPDKSTSFIERCEFADEQDVDSVRDRAKMSALLLYRMMQRGYASLMTIIKDEEMAEQQRKKAAAALQLMQQQVQLNQELKQSKAVTFGTAAMQQQVQPIQELQQSRAEILGSDMCNTTSCSNTNATNTNATVFQGVFCRDIAIVGNLLCQAAGFNQPIPVKYEALSC; from the exons ATGGTTAATGATCCTTGTACATCAACAATGGCTGCATCTCCAACTCTTTCCTGTGGAGAAAAGAAGCATTGGTGGATTAGCAACAAAAAG ATTGTGGAAAAATATATCAAAGATGCAAAAATTCTCATTGCCACTCAAGAAACAAATGAGATTGCTTCAGCTCTTGGACTTCTTGAAGCTGCACTTGTACTTTCTCCACGACTTGAAATAGCACTTGAGTTAAAGGCTCGATGTTTGCTTTATTTAAGGTGTTTTAAGGATGTAGCCTATATGTTACAGGACTATATTCCTAGTCTAAGAATTCCAAGTGATGACACCTCTTCAACCTCTTCTTCTGGTTCATTTGATAATTCAAAGGAGCAAATTAGGCTCATTTCCTCTGGTAATGAACCAAATTTCAAGTGTTTCTCTGTTTCTGATTTGAAGAAGAAAGTTATGGCTAGCCTTTACAAGAATTGCAATAAAGAAGGCCAATGGAG GTACTTGGTCCTAGGACAAGCTTGTTGCCATTTGGGTCTAATGGAAGACGCGATGGTTTTGCTACAAACCGGAAAACGCCTTGCTACAGACGCCTTCAGACGCGAGAGCATTTGTTGGTCGGACGATAGTTTTTCATTTGCAAAATTTCCGCTCTCAGGCAAGCACTGGACAACTTTGCCGATTGCAGAGTCAGAAACCATCTCTCAACTTCTCAGTCATATCAAGCTACTCTTACGACGAAAAACTGCTGCTATTGCAGCTCTTGACGCCGGTCTTTACTCAGAAGCTATTAGACATTTTTCAAAAATTGTGGATGGTCGTCGTGGTGCCCCTCAGGGATTCATGGCCGAATGCTATATGCATCGAGCATCAGCATATCGTTCCTCTGGTCGAACTGCAGAGGCAATAGCTGATTGCAATCGAACTTTAGCGTTGGACCCTTCTTGCATAGCTGCTCTTAGGACCAGGGCTGCACTATTTGAAACCATAAGATGCTTGCCCGATAGTCTTCACGATTTGGAACACTTAAAACTCTTGTACAATTCAATTCTACGCGATAGGAAATTATCAGGACCAATATGGAAGCGTCAAAACGTGGAATACAGGGAAATTCCAGGGATGCTTTGTTCCTTGGCTACTAAGATTCAAGAATTGAAGAAGAGGGTTGCAAATGGCGAAACGGGGAATGTAGATTACTATGCATTGATTGGTTTGAAGTGGGGTTGTTCAAGATCAGAACTGGAAAGAGCGCATTTGTTGCTAACTTTACGACACAAGCCTGATAAATCGACGAGTTTTATAGAAAGATGCGAGTTTGCAGATGAACAAGATGTAGATTCTGTAAGGGATAGAGCAAAGATGTCTGCTTTGTTGTTGTATAGAATGATGCAGAGAGGTTATGCTAGTTTGATGACGATAATAAAGGACGAAGAAATGGCCGAGCAGCAGAGAAAGAAGGCTGCTGCTGCATTGCAACTGATGCAGCAACAAGTTCAGCTAAATCAAGAACTCAAACAATCAAAAGCTGTCACTTTTGGCACAGCTGCAATGCAGCAACAAGTTCAGCCAATTCAAGAACTTCAACAATCTAGAGCTGAAATTCTTGGTTCAGATATGTGTAATACTACATCATGTAGTAACACAAACGCCACAAACACAAACGCGACAGTGTTCCAAGGGGTGTTCTGCAGAGACATTGCAATAGTTGGGAATCTGTTGTGTCAAGCAGCTGGTTTTAATCAACCAATTCCAGTGAAATATGAAGCATTGAGTTGCTGA